The Besnoitia besnoiti strain Bb-Ger1 chromosome Unknown contig00031, whole genome shotgun sequence genome window below encodes:
- a CDS encoding uncharacterized protein (encoded by transcript BESB_051030) gives MTIMLSALSIVVSSVYSKNQHLYTSCTNIMTFTLVVAFLMLVCTEYLGLSLYINDNAFGNGLFILTGIHFSHVIVGAILVFFTQSIYSSLVTYMPTSSIMLTNLKVCYARSLQNHSLFYIYTL, from the coding sequence atgaccatcatgttaagtgcattaagtatagtggtatccagcgtatattcgaaaaaccaacatttgtatacaagctgtacgaatatcatgacattcactttggtagtcgccttcttaatgttagtctgtacggaatacttaggactatctctttatattaatgataatgcatttggtaatggacttttcatcttaactggtatacattttagccatgttattgttggagctatccttgtattcttcactcaaagtatctatagttctttagttacttacatgcctacaagctctataatgctaacaaatctaaaggtatgttatgcaagatctttacagaaccattcactattttatatctacactttgtag